CAGCAGCGCCATGCCGGGGGCTTCGTAGATGCCGCGCGACTTGGCCTCGATGATGCGGTTCTCGATCTGGTCCGAGACGCCGAGCCCGTGACGGCCGCCGATCTCGTTGGTCTTCATCATCAGGTCGACGATCGAGTCGAAGCGCTCCCCGTTGATGGCGACCGGCCGGCCCTGCTCGAATTCCAGCGTCACCTCTTCGGTGGGCACCTCGACGTCGTCGCGCCAGGCGGCCACGCCCATGATCGGGTCGACGATGTCCAGGCCCTGGTTGAGGTGCTCGAGCACCTTCGCCTCGTGGGTGGCGCCCAGGATGTTCGCGTCGGTCGAGTAGGCCTTCTCGGTGGAGTCACGGTACGGCAGGTCCCGCGCAAGCAGCCATTCGCTCATCTCGGTGCGGCCACCGAGCTCTTCGACGAAGTCGGTGTCGAGCCACGGCTTGTAGATCTGCAGGCCCGGGTTGGCCATCAGCCCGTAGCGGTAGAACCGCTCGATGTCGTTGCCCTTGTAGGTGGAGCCGTCGCCCCAGATGTTGACGCCGTCCTCTTTCATGGCGCGGACCAGCAGCATGCCGGTCACGACGCGCCCGAGCGGCGTGGTGTTGAAGTACACCTTGCCCGCGGTGCGGATGTGGAACGCACCGCACTGCAACGCGGCGATACCCTCCTCGACCAGCGCCTCCCGGCAATCGACCAGCCGGGACAGCTCGGCGCCGTACTGCAGCGCGCGACCGGGAACCGAGTCGATGTCCGGCTCGTCGTACTGACCGAGATTGGCGGTGTAGGTGCAGGGAACGGCCCCCTTCTCCCGCATCCAGGCGACGGCGACGGAGGTGTCAAGGCCGCCGGAGAAGGCGATACCGACACGCTCACCAATGGGCAGCGAGCTCAGGACTTTCGACATGCGACCAGCATAAATGTCGACCCTCCGGGGCGGCGAATCACCCTGCTCGGGCGACGCTGCGGTCTGTTCCCGGTACCAGATTTACCAGGTCATGTTTCTGAAGAAGAACCAGCTGGAAGCGCTCATCCAGCGAAGCCTACGAGGCCAAACTCGGCTCCTCCTTACTTCCGCGTTCGGCTCGATCGCGCGACTCCGCTCCAGACCGCGTACATGAGGGCCTTGGCCGAACTCGGCCCGGAACCGCAGACCGCACGCGATGTCGCGCGGATCTTGCGGCGCGAGTCCTCCCAACTCGGTCCGACCTGCGCCGTGCGGCCCTCATTTCAAAAGTTACTGCGCTTTATGGGAAACAGATAACGCCGAGGTGAGCCACACGACACGAGACTGCTGTGCCCGTCAGAACTCCTCGTCGAGGAACGCGGCGTAAGCGGGCAGATCGAGCTGACCGTGTCCGGACAGTCCGATCACCACCACCTCTTCGGTGTCGCTGTTCGCCACGTGCGCCGCGCAGGCGGCGATGGCGTGCGTGGATTCCGGCGCCGGCACGATGCCCTGGGTCCGCGCGAACTGCACGCCCGCGCTGAACGCGTCGTGCTGGCTGATCGCGGTGCCCTCGACCAGACCCAGCTCCACCGTGTGGCTCAGCGCCGGTGCCATGCCGTGGTAGCGGAGGCCGCCCGCGTGGATCGGGTCGGGCACGAAGTCCATGCCGAGGGTGTGCATCTTCAGCAGCGGGGTCAGGCCGGCCACGTCACCGTGGTCGTACCGGTACTCGCCCTGGGTGATCGACGGGCAGGCGGCCGGCTCGGCGGCCACGATGCGCGGGTTGCTGCGGCCGTGGATCTTCTCCCGCAGGAACGGGAACGAGAGGCCGGCGAGGTTGGATCCGCCTCCGGCACAACCGAAGACGACGTCCGCACCGCCGGGCTCCACCGCGTACAGCTGCTCGACGGCCTCCTGGCCGATCACGCTCTGGTGCAGCACCACGTGGTTGAGCACACTGCCGAGGGCGTAGCGCGTGTCGTCGTTCTGCGCCGCCACCTCCACCGCCTCGCTGACGGCCATGCCGAGGCTGCCGGTGGTGTTCGGGTCCTTCGCCAGCATGGCCCGGCCGGACTCGGTGAGATCCGACGGGCTCGGGTGCAGCGTGCCGCCGTAGGTGCGGATCAGGTAGCCGCGGTAGGGCTTGGAGTCGTACGACGCTCGCACCTGCCACACCTCGACGTCGATCCCGAACTGCGCGCCGGCGAACGCCAGGGCGCTGCCCCACTGACCGGCGCCGGTCTCCGTAGTGAGCTTCTTGACGCCGTCGACGCTGTTGTAATACGCCTGCGCCACCGCGGAATTCGTCTTGTGGCTGCCGACCGGGCTCACGCCCTCGTACTTCACGTAGATGCGCGCCTTGGTGTTCAGCGCCTTCTCGAAGTTGCGGGCGCGGAACAGCGGCGACGGCCGCCACATCTTGTAGATCTCGCGCACCGCCTCGGGGATCTCGACGTAGACCTCGCCGGTCACCTCCTGCGCGATCAGCCCGGCCGGGAACAGCGCGGCGAGGTCGTCGGGCCCGACCGGCTCCTTGGTGCCCGGGTGCAGATGCGGCGGGATCGGCGTATCGAGCTCGGCCGCCAGGTTGTACCAGTGGGTGGGCACCTCGACGGTGACCATGTCGGAATGGGAGGTGTCCACGGCGGGACGGAACTCGGAAGTCGTCATGCCCGTCACTGTAGTGGTCCCTGTGATCGGTCACACAGGTGGCATATGCCGGACACTGGGACGTATGAGCACTGCGAACGCATGGACCGCGCACGGCTTCTCCGGCCTCGACAGCTTCGTCTTCGGCCCGCGCGAGGTGCCCGCGCCCGGACCCGGCGAGATCACCGTGTCGGTCACCGCCGCCGGGGTGAATCCGGCCGACCTGAAGCACGTCCGGCGCGCGAGCGACCCGGCGCTGCTTCCGATGCCGATCGGGTACGAGATCGCCGGCACCGTGTCCGCCACCGGTCCGGGTGCGGTCCTCGGCTCGGGCGCCCCGGCGGCGATCGGCGACCGGGTCGCCGCCTTCCGGGTGCACGGCGGCTACGCCGAGGCGCTGACCGTTCCGGCGACCGATGCCTTCGCGCTCGACGCGCACGTCGACCATCGCGCGGCCGCCGGTCTGCTGCTCGCCGGATGCACCGCCGCCGAACTGCTGCATCGCAGCGGCGCGCGGCGCGGCGACACCGTCGTCGTGCACGGTGCTTCCGGTGCGGTCGGCACCGTCGTTCTGCAGCTGGCCCGCCGCGCCGGGATCACGGTGGTCGGCACCTGCGGCCCCGACCGGGAGGCCGACGTACGACGCTTCGGCGGCATCCCCGTCCCCCGCACCCCGAGCCCCGTTCCACGCCCCCTGAGCCCCGTCGAAGGGACTTCGCTCGCCGCCCGGATCCGGGCCGCCCCTCCCGGACCGATCATCGCCGCGCTCGACTGCGCGGGCACCCCCGAGGCGGTGGCCGCGAGCCTCGATCTGGTGCCGGACCGTTCCCGGATCCTCACCGTCGCGGCCCCCGCGGCCGCCCGCGAATACGGGTTCACCGCGCTCGCCGGCACCGCCCCGGACAGCGCCGCCTACCGCGATTCCGTACGCGCGCAACTGGTCTCTCTGCTCGGTACCGGTGAGCTGACGGTCCCGATCGCCCGCACCTTCGGCCTGTCGGAGGCCCGCGCCGCACTGGAACTGGTCGCCTCCGGTCACGCACACGGCAAGGTGGTCCTGCTCCCCTGAGCTCCCGCGGGCGCGGGCGGGTCCGTCCGCCCCGCCGGGATACAGTGAAGCGCCCGCCTGGCACACCCGAAAGGCGACCCGCACCGATGCATCTCGTCCGAATCTTCGGCCTGTCCTTCCTGGTCTCCCTCGCCGCACTGGTCGCGGCGTTCTTCTACGGCGGCACCACCGCCGTCCTGCTGACCCTGATCCTGGGCATCATGGAAGTGACGCTGTCGTTCGACAACGCCGTCATCAACGCGACCGTGCTGCAGCGGCTGAGCGAGTTCTGGCAGAAGATCTTCCTGACCGTCGGCGTGGTGATCGCCGTCTTCGGTATGCGTCTGGTGTTCCCGCTCGTCATCGTGTGGATCGCGTCGGGTAAGAACCCGTGGGATGCGCTCGACCTGGCACTGCACCCGCCCGCCGGCGGGGCCTCGCACTTCCCCGACGGTTCGCCGAGCTACCAGACCATGCTCACCGACGCGCACCCGCAGATCGCCGCCTTCGGCGGCATGTTCCTGTTGCTGCTCTTCCTCGATTTCCTCTTCGCGGACAAGGAGATCACCTGGCTGTCGTGGATCGAGCGGCCGCTGATCCGCATCGGCAGACTCGACCAGCTGTCGGTCGTCGTCGCGTCGACCCTGTTGCTGGTCACCGGCACCGTGATCGCCCCGGACGGCACCACCGGCACGGTGATGGTCGCCGGAGTCCTCGGCATGGTCACCTACATCCTGGTCAACGGCCTGGGTGACTTCTTCCACGTCGACGAGGAGGGCATCGAGGAAAGCCTCGACGACGCCCCGCGCCGCTCGGGGCCGTCGGACCTCGCCAGGGCGACCGGCAAAGCGGCGTTCTTCCTGTTCCTCTATCTCGAGGTGCTCGACGCGTCGTTCTCGTTCGACGGCGTCATCGGCGCGTTCGCCATCACCGCCGACCCGATCATCATCGCGCTGGGCCTGGGTCTGGTCGGCGCCATGTTCGTCCGCTCGCTCACCGTCTACCTCGTCCGCCAGGGCACGCTGTCGGAGTACGTCTACCTGGAACACGGCGCCCACTGGGCGATCGGCGCATTGGCACTGATCCTCTTCTACTCGATCGGCACCGAGGTGCCCGAGCTCGTCACCGGCCTGATCGGCGTGGTGCTGATCGGCGCCGCGCTGATCTCCAGCATCGTCCGCAAGCGCGCCCTGTCCGAACACTGAACTCCGTCCATTCGTTGACTGCGCCCTTCGACTCCGGTCAGGAGCCAGGTCCAGCAACCGATCAATCCGGAAGCATCGGGGCGTCGTCGCCGTGCTGTCGCCCCACCAGCCGCCCACGCGTCACCGCGTCACGACCGAACCGGGCCTTCAACTCGTCGATCGCCACGTCCAGCTCCGCCGCGTGGTCGTCGTCCACCGCGCCGGTCCGGCCGTCGAACGGCAGGGCCAGCTGCACCGCGTCGTACGACGACAAGTTGGTCAGCGAGAGCCCGATGAGCGTGCACCCGCGGTCGCGGATCAGCGGCAGCGCATCGTCGAACAGGCCTCGCGCGAGCGCGAGGAGGACCGCGGTCGAATCGGTGGGCTCACCGAGCGACCGCGACCGCGTCACCCTCGAGTAGTCGTCGAACCGCAATCGCAGGACGACGGTCCGGCACACCCGCCGCGCGCCACGCAGCCGCTTGCCCAGTCCATCGACGATGGCGAGCAGTGTCGCCTCGATGTCGCGTTCGGACTTGATCCGGCGCCCCAGCGCCCGTTGCGCACCGATGGACTTGCGGCGCCGCCCCGTCTCGACGCGGCGCGGATCGCGCGCCATCGCCAGCGCGTAGAGGTGGCGGCCGATGTTCTGACCGAGAAGCGCCGCCAGGCCCGACTCGCCGAACGCGGCCATGTCGCCGACGGTACGGATTCCGGCCGCGGTGAGCCGCTCCTCGGTCTTGCGACCCACACCCCACAGGCTGCGCACCGGCAGCGGGTGCAGGAAGGCCAGTTCACCGTCGGGCGGTACCTCGAGCAATCCGTCGGGCTTACCCGCCCCGCTGGCGACCTTCGCCAGAAACTTGGTCCGTGCGATGCCGACGGTGATCGGCAGCCCCACCTCGCCGCGGACCCGTTCGCGGAGCCGCGTGGCGATCTCCCGCGGGCTGCCGCTGATCTTCCGCAGACCACCGACGTCCAGGAACGCCTCATCGACCGAGATCCCCTCGACGATCGGCGTGGTGTCGCCGAAGACGTCGAACACCGCACGACTGGCCTCGACGTAGGCGGCGAAGCGCGGCGCGACGGTCACCGCCCGGCCCCGGCAGAGTGCGCGCGCCTCCCGGCCCGGCATCGGCGTCCGCACCCCGCACGCCTTGGCCTCGTAGCTCGCCGCCAGCACCACCCCGCCACCGACCAGAACCGGCCGCCCGCGCAATCCCGGGTCGTCCCGCTGCTCCACCGACGCGTAGAACGAATCCAGATCGGCATGGAGGATCGACGCCTCGCTCCGTCCGGCCCGCTCGATCCTCACTCCCGGATGGTCCCACCGCCCTCCGACAGAGAGCTCGGGCCGGGAGACCTTGCCGGCTGAGCAGGCCGAGGAACGAGACCACACCGAAGCCGGCCCACGACGACGCACCGGGGTGAGGCGGTTCCGCGGAGCCGCTCGCCCGTCCGACGAATTCGGCGGGCTCTCCGCGGACGACGCTCTCGGCTACTTCCGGCGGGCCTTCAACACCACGTCGTCCATGTGGCGCTGGTCGCTGACTCCACCCGCCGGGCGGCCGCGCGGCACGGTATCGAGGATCTGCACGTCGAGCAGGTCGGCGAAGCGGGCGGCGATGTCACCGGGCTGGACGTAGGCGTCGGGGTCGTGGCCGTGCGCGCGGATGCCCTCGGCGTCGTGCGCGACGACGAGCAACGTGCCGCCCGGCACCAGCGCGTCGACCAGCTTCTCGATCACGTCCATCCGCGCGATGTCGACCGGGAAGTAGTGCAGCGCAACAAGATCGAACCCGGCATCCCCGCTCCCCGCGCTCGTCGTCACGCTCCCCGAGCTTGTCGTTCCGCTCCCCGAGCTTGTCGAGGGGACCGGATCGACCGTGAGATCCGCCTGCCGCCACACGATGGTTTCACGTGAATCAATCGCGGCGGCCCGATCGAGCGCGACCTGCGAGATGTCCACGGCGACCACCGTCCAGCCCCGATCCGCGAGCCATCGCGCGTCCGCTCCCTCGCCGCTCCCGACGTCCAGCGCCCGGCCCGGCGCCAGGTCCGCGGCTTCGCGGATCAGGGCCGGGTTCGCCTGTGCCGTCCACAGCCGGTCCGCGCCGGAATAGCGCTCATCCCATTCGGCCGCGCTGTGCGGATTGCCGTCGTGCCCGTGCTCGTGACTCATACCCTCCACGGTATCCGGCAAACCCGATCCGTGCGCGCCGCCGGGGCGTGCGCGCACACTGGAACCCATGTCCCGCTCCCCACGCATCGGTGTCCAGCTCCAGCCCCAGCACGCCCCCGACTACGGCCTGATCCGCGACGCAGTGTTGCGCGCCGAGGACCTCGGCGTCGACGTCATCTTCAACTGGGATCACTTCTATCCCCTCTACGGGGACCCCGACGGCGCCCACTTCGAATGCTGGACCATGCTCGGCGCCTGGGCCGAGGAGACCGAACGCGTGGAGTTCGGCGCGCTGGTGACCTGCAACAGCTACCGCAACCCGGATCTGCTCGCCGACATGGCGCGCACCGTCGATCACATCTCCGGCGGCCGGCTGATCCTCGGCATCGGCAGCGGCTGGTTCGAGCGCGACTACACCGAGTACGGCTACGACTTCGGCACCAAGGGCAGCAGGCTCGACGCCCTCGCCGAGTCGCTTCCGCGAATCACCGATCGCCTCGGCAAGCTCAATCCCCCACCGGTGCGCGACATTCCGGTGATGATCGGCGGCGGCGGACCGCGCAAGACCCTGCCGCTGGTCGCGCGATATGCCGACATCTGGCATTCGTTCGTCAACGTCGAGACCTACCGCGAGAAGAGCGCCCTGCTCGCCGGCTACTGCGCCGATCTCGGGCGCGATCCGGGCGACATCGAGCGCTCCGCCGAGATCCGCTACCGGGGCGACGCCGGCGCGACCCTGAGCTTCGCCGACGCGATCAGTGCCGAGGGCGTCTCGCTGTTCACCGTCGCCACCGGCGGCCCCGACTACGACCTGACCGCCGCCAAACTCCTCTGCGACTGGCGCGACCGGAACCGGTAGTGGACGCGCCAGGTGGAGTTCCATCCGAGCTCCCCCGACCACGACCGGTCAGCCGTCACCGAACACGCCCCAGCAGAGACCGTTCCGCTGCGCCTGATCGGCGAGCACCAGCTGGCGCACGGCGGGAGGCAACAGCGCGCGCTGCCGGTCACGCTCGGCGAGCCTGACCTCGTCGCGTTCACCGGCCGGGGCGGCGGCCATCGCGGCCTTGATGGCGTAGGCGGCGGCCCCGAGATCGTGCTCGGCGACGTGACCGACGCACGCCGCCTGTCCGGCCGCGTGGGCGGCGAAGCGTGCGGCGCCGGTCAGCGGCCGGGCCGCTCCCATCGCATGGCCGCCGAGTGCCCGAGCCGCCATCATCGCCAGGTCTCCAGCGGCCCAGGCCCGGGCCGCCTCGATCGCCGCGCGCGGGCGGGCGTCCCCGGGACACGTCGCCTCGAACAAGCCGAGAACGCGCTCGGCGCAGGTGGCCGCCCAGAGTGCGAGCAGATGGTGGTCGTCGTCGGTGAGCGTGCCGCCGCGACGGATGGTGATCATCGCCGGATCGCGGACGGACGGCAGGATCACGCTCACTCCTGCGCCAGCGCGTGCCGGGCCGCGCGATACCCGCTCATGCCGTGCACGCCGCCGCCGGGCGCGGTGGCCGCCGAACACAGGTACACCCCCGGCACCGGTGTCGCCTGGGGCGTCGGCCGGACCACTGGCCTCGCCAGCAGCTGACGCAACGACGTTGCGCCGCAACCGATGTCGCCGCCGACGTTGTTGGCGTTGTACCGCTCGAGACCGGCGGCCGTGGTCACGATGGTGCCGCTCACCACGTCGCGGAAGCCCGGGGCGCACCGCTCGATCTGCTCGACGATCGCGTCCGAGCAATCCGCATCGCTCCCCGCCGGGACATGGCAGTACGCCCACGCCAGATGCGTGCCCGCGGGCGCACGCGTGGGATCGATCCGCGTCGGTTCGCCACCGAGCACCCAGGGGACGGACGGGATCCGGCCCGCGGCCACCGCGCGCTCGGACTCGGCGATCTGTCCGACATCGGCGGCCAGATGAAAGGTCGCCGTTCGGGAGAAGCGTTCGTCACGCCACGGAATCGGTTCGCGCAGCAGGAAATCCACCTTGCATGTGCCCGGCCCGTAGCGGAAGCGGCCGAGCGCGCGGCGGTACCGGGCCGGCAGCCGCTCCCCCACGATCGCCGCGAAGGCACGCGGCGAGGTGTCGAAGAACAGCCGGTCCGCCCGCGGCAGTTCGGCGAGACCGGTGATCCGGCGACCGGTCTCGATCGTGCCGCCGGCGGCGGTGACCACCGAGGCCAGCGCGTCGGAGATCGCCTGCGAACCCCCGCGCGCCACCGGCCACCCGGAGCCGGCGAGCGTCGCCAGCAGCAGTCCCGCGGCCGTCGACCCCGCGGACGACAGCGGACGGGCTCCGTGGGCGGCGATGCCGGCGAACAGGGCGCGCGTCGCGTCGTCGCGGAAGGCGCCGCGCGTGAACGCGCTCACCGACAGCGCGGCCGCCGCACCGAACCGGCCGAGCGCCAACGGATGCCGCGGTGGCGCGGGCAGTCCGAGGACGTCGTCGACCAGGCCGGGTGATTCCCCGGCCCACCCGACGGCCGCCGCCCACCGCCGCGCATCCCGGCCGAGTCCGGCCGCGCGTCGTTCACGATCCCGCGCGAGCCCGATCGCGTGGCCCGGCCCGAATCCGTGGACCACGGACAGGTCCGGGACCAGCCAGCGCAGCCCGTGGTCGGCGAGCGCGAGTCGCTCGAACGCGGGTGAGACGAAGCCGGTCGGGTGAACCGCCGAGCAGGCGTCCCGGCGGATCCCGGCGCCGAACGCCTCATCGGTGCGCGCACCGCCCCCGATCGTCTCGGCGGCCTCGCACACCAGTACCCGGTGACCCGCGCGCGCCAGCACGGCCGCCGCGGTGAGGCCGTTCGGTCCGGCGCCGACCACCACGTCGTCGTAGTCCATAGGACCCAGGCTTCCACACGGCGCCCGTCTCCCGGCGGCGTCGCCCGGCCCGACCGATTAGATTGATGCCATGCCTCCCGCTCGACGGCGCCCGGTCGCGCTGCCCGCCCTGAGTCTCGTCCTGGCGCTGTTCTTCGGTGCGCTCGGTGCCGCCCCCGCACGCGGCGACGCCCCGCTCCAGTTGCCCGCCGGGGAGCAGGTGGTCGATTCCGCGGACGCCCTGACTGTCGACCAGGAGAACCAGGTCAAGCAGGCGGTGACCAAGCTGTCGGCCGACGAGAACGTGCAGTTGTACGTGGTCTACGTGCGCAATTTCGACGGCAAATCACCCGCCGCCTGGGCACAGCAGACGCAGGATCTGAGCGAGATGAGCTACCGCGACATCCTCCTCGCGGTCTCCGTCGACGACCACAAGTTCTACTTCGGCAGCGCCGACGCCATCGACGACTTCCCCGCCTCCGACCTGCGCTCGATCGCCGATTCGGCGATCGCACCGGCCGTCCGCGACGGCAGATGGGAGAAGGCGGCACTCGACACCGCCCACGACCTCGATCGCACCAGCTCGCACCGGTGGATCTACCTGCTCATCGCCGTTCTCGTCGTCCTCGCGATCCTGGCCGGCATCGTGGCCGCGCTGTACCGCCGCAGCAAGCGGCGGCAAGCCGACGACGACGCCGAGGCCGCCATCGCCTCCGACGCCGTGCTCACCGTCGACGAACTGACCTCGCAGCCGATCGAGGTGCTCGATCCGTGGTCCGCGGAGGTCCTGACCAGTACCGACAACGCCGTCTCGGTCAGCGCGGACGAGCTGGCCCTGGCGGTCGAAGAGTCCGGCGACGACGCCGTCGCGCCGTTCCGCGCCGCCCTGACCACCGCGGAGAGCGCGCTCGCCGCGTCGTTCCGCCTGCGCCGCTCGTACGACGTGGACGCCGGCCTCGGCACCGCCGAACGGCACCGCCTCCTGGTCGAGATCATCAGCATGTGCTCGGACGCCGACGCGGCCCTCGACGAGCAGGTCCCGGCCTTCGACCGCCTGCGCGATCTGGTGACCGATGCCGGCGACCGGCTCGACGCGCTGGCCGACCGCTCGGCACGGCTGGCCGACCGGCTCGACGATGCCGCCGAGCACGAGGCCGCGGTCACCGGGTCGTCCGGCCGGGCCGTGGCCCAGTCGGTCGCCGGGAACGTCGCGCTGGCCCGCGAGCTGGTGCATTTCGCCGACGACAGCATCGGGCAGGGCCGCGAGGCCGGCACCGAGGCGGGCGGTCCGTCGACGGTGGCCGCGATCCGCTCGGCCGAGTGCGCGCTGGACACCGCGGGCAAGCTCCTCGATGCCCTCGCCGACGCCGAACTTAACCTCGCTCTGGTCGGCGAGGCGACGGAGGGCTCCCCGGTCGCCACCGCCACGGTGAGCGCCGCCGAGAGCTTCATCGACACCCGGCGCGGTGCCGTCGGCACACAGGCGCGCATCCGGCTCTCCGAGGCCGAACGGCTGCTCGACGCGGCCGAGCGGACCGACGGTCCGGAGGAGGCGGCCGCCTCGACTGCGGCGGCACTCGCCCATGCACTGGAGGCGCTGTCCCTCAGCGGGCGGGACGTCGAGGCGTGGCGGGTGTCGTCCGACGACGGCGGCCCGGTGCTGACGGGGGTGCTGGTCGACGCGGTGGTCTCGACCGGCCCGCAGTCCGCGCCGACGGAGATCGGCCGGGGCGGTTTCACCATCGGTGGTCGTACCCCGGGCTCCTTCGGCGGGACCGAGACGTCCGGGCGGATCGCCACCGGGGGCCGTCACTGACGGGTCCGGTGCAAGCGGACCCGAGGACTACTTTTACTTAGCTAACCTAAGTATTAGACTGGAGTCGTGACCGAAGCCGACCCCGCCGCGATCGGACGCCTGCGCGCCGCCGTGACCCGCCTGTATCTCTCGCTGCGCCGCAACTCGCCCAGCACCGAGCTGACCGCGGCACACGCCTCGGCGATCGCGACGCTCACCGATCACGGACCGATGCGGATGGGCGACTTCGCCCAGCGCGAATCGATCCGGATGCCCTCGGCGACCACACTCATCGACACCCTGGCCCGCAAGGAGATGGTGCAGCGCCGGCCGGACCCGGACGACCGGCGCGCCGTGCTCGTCGAACTGACCGACCAAGGCCGCGAAGCCGTCGCCGAACTCCGCACGCACCGCGACGAGGTGCTCGCGGCCGCCGTCGAATCGCTCCCGCCGGAACACCGTGCCGCGCTGATCGACGCCCTTCCCGCCCTCACCGCACTGCAAGCAGCCCTGGAGCGGTGCCCCGGTCGCGATTCCGGCGAGTGAGGCCCGGTTCTCCCCACCCCGTGTCGCGGGCCCTCCACGGTGCCGCGGGTCCCGCATGGGCCGCGACGCGGAGCTGGACCCGCGACACACGTCGCAGGCCCACCGCTTGAGCCGCCGGTAGAGTCGCGTCCATGCCGACCGCCCTCGTCACCGGAGCCAGCCGCGGTGTCGGCGCCGCGATCGCCCGGGTCCTCGCCGACACGCACGAGCTGATCCTCGTCGGCCGCGACGGTGCCGCGCTCGACTCCGTCGCCGCCGACGTCGGGGCCGCCGCGGTCCTGCGGGTGGACCTCACCGACCACGACGCCCTCGCGCGCGCCGTCGCCCCGATCGACGAACTCGACGCACTGGTGCACTCCGCCGGAATCGCGAGCACGCTGCGGCCGGTCGGCGACACTCGAGCGAGCGAATGGCGCGACCTGATGGAGATCAACGTCATCGCCGCCGCCGAGCTCACCCGGCTTCTGCTGCCCGGCCTGCGGGCCCGGCGCGGCCACCTCGTCTTCCTCAATTCGGGTGCGGGCCAGAACGTGCGCGCCGACTGGACTCCCTACGCCGCCAGCAAGTTCGCCCTTCGCGCACTCGCCGACGGGATCCGCGCCGAGGAGCCGGGCCTGCGCGTCACGTCGATCTACCCCGGGCGGATCGATACCGACATGCAGCGCGGCATCGTCGCCCTGGAGGGCCGGCCCTACGACGCCTCGCAGTTCCTCAGTCCGGAGACGGTGGCCCTGGCCGTCGCCCAGACGATCGCCGCTCCGCCGGACGCGAATCCGACAGACCTGACCCTGCGCCCCCGCGGCCGATAGGCACGCACGCGCGCCCCACC
The nucleotide sequence above comes from Gordonia sp. PP30. Encoded proteins:
- a CDS encoding SDR family oxidoreductase; its protein translation is MPTALVTGASRGVGAAIARVLADTHELILVGRDGAALDSVAADVGAAAVLRVDLTDHDALARAVAPIDELDALVHSAGIASTLRPVGDTRASEWRDLMEINVIAAAELTRLLLPGLRARRGHLVFLNSGAGQNVRADWTPYAASKFALRALADGIRAEEPGLRVTSIYPGRIDTDMQRGIVALEGRPYDASQFLSPETVALAVAQTIAAPPDANPTDLTLRPRGR
- a CDS encoding TPM domain-containing protein; its protein translation is MPPARRRPVALPALSLVLALFFGALGAAPARGDAPLQLPAGEQVVDSADALTVDQENQVKQAVTKLSADENVQLYVVYVRNFDGKSPAAWAQQTQDLSEMSYRDILLAVSVDDHKFYFGSADAIDDFPASDLRSIADSAIAPAVRDGRWEKAALDTAHDLDRTSSHRWIYLLIAVLVVLAILAGIVAALYRRSKRRQADDDAEAAIASDAVLTVDELTSQPIEVLDPWSAEVLTSTDNAVSVSADELALAVEESGDDAVAPFRAALTTAESALAASFRLRRSYDVDAGLGTAERHRLLVEIISMCSDADAALDEQVPAFDRLRDLVTDAGDRLDALADRSARLADRLDDAAEHEAAVTGSSGRAVAQSVAGNVALARELVHFADDSIGQGREAGTEAGGPSTVAAIRSAECALDTAGKLLDALADAELNLALVGEATEGSPVATATVSAAESFIDTRRGAVGTQARIRLSEAERLLDAAERTDGPEEAAASTAAALAHALEALSLSGRDVEAWRVSSDDGGPVLTGVLVDAVVSTGPQSAPTEIGRGGFTIGGRTPGSFGGTETSGRIATGGRH
- a CDS encoding putative immunity protein; the encoded protein is MILPSVRDPAMITIRRGGTLTDDDHHLLALWAATCAERVLGLFEATCPGDARPRAAIEAARAWAAGDLAMMAARALGGHAMGAARPLTGAARFAAHAAGQAACVGHVAEHDLGAAAYAIKAAMAAAPAGERDEVRLAERDRQRALLPPAVRQLVLADQAQRNGLCWGVFGDG
- a CDS encoding MarR family transcriptional regulator; its protein translation is MTEADPAAIGRLRAAVTRLYLSLRRNSPSTELTAAHASAIATLTDHGPMRMGDFAQRESIRMPSATTLIDTLARKEMVQRRPDPDDRRAVLVELTDQGREAVAELRTHRDEVLAAAVESLPPEHRAALIDALPALTALQAALERCPGRDSGE
- a CDS encoding NAD(P)/FAD-dependent oxidoreductase gives rise to the protein MDYDDVVVGAGPNGLTAAAVLARAGHRVLVCEAAETIGGGARTDEAFGAGIRRDACSAVHPTGFVSPAFERLALADHGLRWLVPDLSVVHGFGPGHAIGLARDRERRAAGLGRDARRWAAAVGWAGESPGLVDDVLGLPAPPRHPLALGRFGAAAALSVSAFTRGAFRDDATRALFAGIAAHGARPLSSAGSTAAGLLLATLAGSGWPVARGGSQAISDALASVVTAAGGTIETGRRITGLAELPRADRLFFDTSPRAFAAIVGERLPARYRRALGRFRYGPGTCKVDFLLREPIPWRDERFSRTATFHLAADVGQIAESERAVAAGRIPSVPWVLGGEPTRIDPTRAPAGTHLAWAYCHVPAGSDADCSDAIVEQIERCAPGFRDVVSGTIVTTAAGLERYNANNVGGDIGCGATSLRQLLARPVVRPTPQATPVPGVYLCSAATAPGGGVHGMSGYRAARHALAQE